From a single Miscanthus floridulus cultivar M001 chromosome 8, ASM1932011v1, whole genome shotgun sequence genomic region:
- the LOC136468628 gene encoding uncharacterized protein, with translation MEAYCMVVRRLEDKFDGLKLNHILHNFNEATDELAKMALARAPVPPNVFARDLHKPSIDYASAVEEGLVVQPPTGLEAPSVVETPSTEPEVMEVNTEPPKANQGTDWRVLFLDCLV, from the coding sequence atggaggcgtactgcatggtggtacgtcgccttgaagacaagttcgacggtctcaaactcaaccacatcttGCATAATTTCAATGAGgccacggacgaactggcaaagatggcattggcacgggccccggtccccccgaacgtcttcgctagagacctccacaagccttccatcgactatgcctcagCGGTAGAAGAGGGCCTAGTGGTCCAGCCCCCcacagggctcgaggccccctctgtcgTCGAGACCCcttcgaccgagcccgaggtcatggaagtcaacacggagcctcccaaggccaaccagggcacggactggcgagttctattccttgattgcctcgtctgA